The genomic window TGAACAACGACCACCTGGCGCTGAACCACTGGCCTGGGCTGGCGCTGGAGCACAGGCTGGGGATGGTATTGGGGGCCCTGGGactgaggctggctctgaaCCACGGGCTGGGGCTGGACAACGATCACCTGGCGCTGAACCACAGGTCTGGGCTGGCGTCGGAGCACAGGCTGGGGACGGTATTGGGGCCCCTGGGACTGAACTACCTGCTGCTGAGGCTGAGACACATACTGAAGCACTTGGACCTGGGTCTGAGGCTCAGGCTCGTCTTGAACCACATACTGCCGGAACTGAGGCTTGGGCTGGTACGGAGTTATTCGGAGCCTCGGCCGAATCCTGGGCTGGAGGCTCGGGGCGTTGCCTTTGGATAAAGCTGTTGAGAACAAACACTGAGTGAAATATTAGTCTGCGCCCTCTTTGGAAGTCCCTGAAGGGTACTCAGGTTGAACCAGAGTGAGAGGAGAACATGAACTCACATTTGGTCGCATGAAGCTCTCCAACAAGCGCCAGCCAGATCAACACCACTCTGAGAACAGAGACATTTAAACATCACTCTGCAGTCActtcaaacacttcaaactCTGAAAGAAGACTGAAAGTTACCTTAGTGAAAGTCCCATTGTTACAGCCGGAGTCCTGATCCAATGCAAACTGAGCTGCCTGAATCTTCTGTGGCTGACCGGAGTGATGCCACAGAGGTGCAGAGATCCAGAGCATGCTGTGCACCGGGTTTAAATAACTACTGAGTCAATCACAGCTCTGTGTTCCTGACGAGCTGATTGGGAACAGGTGGAGGTGAGGGACCTGGAAGGAACACTGCCTTCTGATCACAGGTCACTTACCTCCCAGACATCCATGTTATCAATCCACAACTCATTTCTAACATCAAACTAAacccttagtttttatttttaattgactttttattgtttttaaaaacagctaaCACCCAGAAGAAcactaaaataattattattttaaaaaaaatactgaaaaaaaaattattgtcGTATAAAAAGGAGTAATGAGGCCATGTACGAAAGAAAGACGAAATAATGaagaattaaattattttaaaagataaTCATTTTGAACTGGGATCATCACATAAAGACATTTAACTAAAAATTAACATatacaaaatgttgaaaaacacaaaaaacaaagagatatATCACCTCCctccaaaatacaaaaacaatagtTTCACTAAATACAACTTTATTAGGAGAGACTTCACATGAATAGATCACATTAATGTATTTCATAAGACATAACTTttaacacacaacatacaaaatattttacaaaactaagaaacatttttaaaatgacaaagaaaactATTTTGCAAGTTACTGACCAGCGCTACCAAACTCATTATTTTATCTAAAAAACATTCTCAAggagaaaatgttaaacaccattaagaacaaattatgTTATTGAGCAGGTTTAATATCTGTGTGCAATTCTGTAAAAACTACAGATATTAAGAGTGTCAACATGGATAAGAATTTTAATTACTGCTGCAGAAACTGTTCAGATCAGCTGATTTAATTATCTCTTCAGGTAGACTCAGACAACTGCCTACCTTCAACATGGGAGGGACCTTGCTAGGCAAAAATGTCTTAAACCAAGTGTACCTCTAAGATGTATTTGTTATGGTCCATGTCTGACAGAAGGAAGCTTTACACACATTGGTAACTGAAACTCAAATAGTTCAAAGAGTAAAGCATTGAAGTGTTTTAACTCTTAAAGTTACTCAGTCTGTATGTTTACCATCTTTGCAGTGCGTTGTGTGTAATCCAGTGGATTCCTTTAATGTGATGGACTCAGTCTTTGCATTTTATCAAAGTCAACATGCATCTGTGTACAGGCATGGAACAGCAACATAATGCACCAAAGCTAGTGTCTAGATTTGCAGATGGTTCCAATCCTTCACCATCCTCCTCCTTGGGCTTCACTGCAGCCAGAaaccagggggagctccaagGTTTTAGCTTCAcatctgtgtgtttaaagtgtttaaagtCTTGAGATTTAAAACAACCCATGATAGGCCAGATGACCCTCTATGCTGTGTGGGTCAGTTTACAAGCCTCGCTTCAGGCCACTTGGCCCCAATGAGAAGAACTCTGGATCTGGTTGGTGGTTCTCTGCAGACAAAGCCACTGGTATTGAGCTACTTTTTGAAAGTCTGAAAACTTTTATCTGCAACCCATGGGATTAAGGAATTCCCAGTCCAACTCCACAAACAGGTCACCCCACCATTTAGTTAAACACTGCACGTCTGTGAGGCCAGAAAGGCTTAAACCTTGAGAAAGTCATGATACAGGAAGTTTCagcaaaatattttatttttctcaagacTTGGTTCAAGCTTCAGTTCCAGAAAGGACCAGttgagacagctgaagagatctGCAATGAGAGAGAGCAGTGGTTAAAGTTCAGGATGCAGTCAGACTGAAGGTGCAGACTTTAAAGCTTTCATCTCTTACCTTCAATCTGCATCATGTGGTCTAGTGGAAAGCCTGGGCCTGTGGCTTGTAGCTGGGAGCCTGGGCCTGGGCCTGTGGCTTGTAGCTGGGAGCCTGGGCCTGGTATGTGGGCTTGTAGCTAGGAGCCTGGGCTTGGTATCTGGGGGCCTGAGGCTGATATCTGGGTGCCTGGACTCTAAGCCTGGGCTGGTTGAGAGACACTTG from Notolabrus celidotus isolate fNotCel1 chromosome 9, fNotCel1.pri, whole genome shotgun sequence includes these protein-coding regions:
- the LOC117819204 gene encoding altered inheritance of mitochondria protein 3-like isoform X1; protein product: MGLSLRVVLIWLALVGELHATKSLSKGNAPSLQPRIRPRLRITPYQPKPQFRQYVVQDEPEPQTQVQVLQYVSQPQQQVVQSQGPQYRPQPVLRRQPRPVVQRQVIVVQPQPVVQSQPQSQGPQYHPQPVLQRQPRPVVQRQVVVVQPQPVAQSQPQTGSGGQGSYSAPQTGYSGQGSYNQPLVQTHQLVPRYSKSLPQMFLNQPRVLVQAPSSQPTFQPQAPSYKPQIQAPSIKS
- the LOC117819204 gene encoding gamma-gliadin-like isoform X2, coding for MRPNCLFSTALSKGNAPSLQPRIRPRLRITPYQPKPQFRQYVVQDEPEPQTQVQVLQYVSQPQQQVVQSQGPQYRPQPVLRRQPRPVVQRQVIVVQPQPVVQSQPQSQGPQYHPQPVLQRQPRPVVQRQVVVVQPQPVAQSQPQTGSGGQGSYSAPQTGYSGQGSYNQPLVQTHQLVPRYSKSLPQMFLNQPRVLVQAPSSQPTFQPQAPSYKPQIQAPSIKS